The Gloeobacter morelensis MG652769 genome contains the following window.
CTCGGCCGGGCTCTGTACGACGTCCTGCCAGCGCATTTCTCCCGACAGCACCGACGAGAGGCCCCGGCTGTTGCTCAGCTCCAACCGTTTGGCCACCGTCGGGCGGCGCAAATCAGCGTCGATAATCAGAACGCGCCGGTTCAATTCGCCGGCCACCCGGGCCATGTTGGTCGAAACGGTGCTCTTGCCTTCGCCGGGGGCCGAGGAGGAGATGACGAACACATTCATCTTGCGGTCGGAGCTTAAAAAGCGCAGGTTGGTCAGCAGCGAGCGAAAGGCTTCTTTGGAGGGCGAGCGCGAATATGGCGCATCGGAGCTATCGCCGCGACGGCGGGGACGATCGCCCTTTTTGGCGGGCGCATCGCCGGTCCCCTGAACCGCGGCGGTGTTGTCGAGCTCTTGGCTGTAGGGAATGGCGGCCAGCAGCGGCAGCCGCAGCAGCTCCTTGGCCCGGTCGATGGTTTTGACCCGGTCGTCGAAGGCTTCAAGGAGCGTTGCCGCCAATAGTCCTAGGGCCAAACCCAGAAAGCCGCCGATGCCGATGGTGATAAGCGGCTTCGGCCAGATCGGTTTGTCCAGTTCGGGCAACATCGCTGGTTCGATGACCCGCCAGGGGGAAATTTCTTGGGCAGCTTGGATCTTGAGTTCCTGCAGCCTCTGCAACAGACGGTTGAGGCTTTCGGAGGAGATGACGGCGTTGCGGTTGAGTTCTTGGTAGCGCTTCGCCTGATTCGGTACCAGCTGGAAACGCTCGGCAAGCCGACTGCGGGCACTTTCAAGGCCCGCGACCCGCGCCGACTGCACCCGGTAGAGATTTTCGGCCTGCAGCAGCTCGCCGGTGAGGGTCTGCTGCAGCTCGCCGTAGCGGTCGTTGACGTCTGTACCGCCTCCCTGGGCGGCGGCTGGGCCGGCCAACGAATCGCGCAAGGAGCTCATTGGGGCGCCGGTCTGGCGGCCACCCCCCAAAAGTACCTCGGCCTGGCCCGTCAGTTGCCTCTGCAGCTTGTCCCGCTTATCTTTGAGAGCCTGAACCGTCGGATAATCGTCGCGAAAGCGGGTACTCTCGACCGCCAGTTGGGTCTCGGTCTCCTGCAGCTGCTTGAGCAAATCCTGGTAGAGCTTGTCGCCACTTAGGGTGGCGGAGGCTAGGGCCGAGCCGGGGGAGGTGCCCAGGCGGCCGGTCAGGCCCGCGTAGCGCTCGCGGGCAGTCTGCAGTTCGACGCGGGCTTTTTCGGTGTCCTCGGTCAAGCCGCTGAGGATGCGGCTCAGTTCGCGCCCCTGCTCCTGTGGGTCGAGGATGTTGTTTTGCCGACGAAAGTCGCGCAGGGCTTCTTCGGATTCTTCGACGGTGCGGCGCACCCGCGGCAACTCGGCTTCGATGAAGCTGATGGCACCGCTGACTTTGGATTTTTGCACCTCCTGGCTGTAATCAATATAAATCTGGGCCAGGTTATTGAGCATCGCTTCGACCAGCCGCGGGTCGTTGTCTTTGAAGGCGACGGTCACCACCTGGGTGCGGGTGATCTGCGAAACGTTAAGCCGCTTGATGACGTCGTCGGCGTCCTGTTCCTGCAGCTCGGGATAGCGACCGCGCAGGCCCAACAGGGCTTTGTTGACCAGAGGTCGGCTCGAGAGCACCTGAATCTGGGTGCTGATCTGCGTCGAGAAATCCGCGCCGCCTCCCAACTGCTTGACCGATTCTTCGAGCACTTCGGTCTGCGAACCTTTGTCCTCCAGCAGCAGCAGCATCTCCGACTGGTAGACCGGCTTACTTAAAAACGTATATGCGGTCGCAAGAGCCAGCGTGCCGACGGCGACCCCCAAAGTCGGCCAACGCCAGCGCCATAGTATCCGGGCGTAGGCCTGGATGTCGAAGGCGGCCCTGCCGTACTCCCCGGAATCCGGGAAAGCCGAGGGCGATGTCGAGGGTGTGGCTTTGTTGACCATCAGCGCAGAGCCCTGAAAAGTAAAAGGATATTGCTCAACTGGGTAATCGGTCCAAGGACGGTGCTGATCCCGGTGACCACCTCGCCGCCGAAGGAGCGCCGGACGATGAGCATGTCGCGGTCCCGCAGGGGTGGATTTTTTTGCTCGTCGAGGGCCTGCTCGACTTTGGCGTCGATCAGGCGGTGGCTGACGCTGCCGTCCCGGTTGATGCGCAACAGCTCGACGCGGGTCGGGTCGGCCAGATTCGTCAATCCGCCGGCCCCCTGCAGTGCCGCGATCAAAGGCGAACTGCCCCGGAGTTTCACCGCCCCCGGGCGCTGCACTTCACCAACCACCTGCACTTCGATCGATTCAGGTGAGAGGTTGGAGCTGGCGATATGGCCGTACTCCTTGAGGTTCGGGGTGCCCGCCTCGGCGACGACCAGGGCGTCACCGTCCTGCAGTACCGGGTTTTGGCTGACATCTCCGTTCTGGATAAGAGCCCACAAATCGAGCGAACGCCGGGCGGTCTGGCCGTTCGGCATTTGGCGAATAAAGGTCACATTGCGCACATCCGCCCGCTCGGTCACTCCCCCGGCTTGGGCCAGCACCGAGCTGACGTTGATGCGGTTGGTGACCACGCTCGGCACGCCCCCGGTAGCCGCCAGCGTTTGGACCGGCTGCGAGGTGTAGGCGCCCGGCCGGTACACCTCGCCGCTCACCGTGATCGTCACCGGCCGCGGCCGCTCGATGGTCACCGAGATGCGCGTCTTGACCAGGTAGGGGCGGTACAGTTCGGCCAGCTTATCGGTGAGCTGATCCGCCGTCAGCCCCTCGCCGCGCACGCTGCCCAGCAGCGGCATCGACAGGGTGCCGTCGGGAAGGACCGTGCGCGCACCGGACAACTCCGGCACGTTGAAGAAATTGATCTGCAGACCGTCCCCAGGGCCGATCGCGTAATCGGTAGTGGTCGCTTCAAGGTTAAAACTGCGGCCCCCGGAGAGTGTCGGTGTGGTCTGTGCCGGACACGCCGCCTGAAAAAGCAGCAGCGATGCCAGCAAAACGGAAAAGAGAGAAACAGTTTTGCTTGTCATCTTCTTTGGTACCTTCTGCACATCGCACGGTTGTGCACTGCGCACCG
Protein-coding sequences here:
- a CDS encoding GumC family protein, which encodes MVNKATPSTSPSAFPDSGEYGRAAFDIQAYARILWRWRWPTLGVAVGTLALATAYTFLSKPVYQSEMLLLLEDKGSQTEVLEESVKQLGGGADFSTQISTQIQVLSSRPLVNKALLGLRGRYPELQEQDADDVIKRLNVSQITRTQVVTVAFKDNDPRLVEAMLNNLAQIYIDYSQEVQKSKVSGAISFIEAELPRVRRTVEESEEALRDFRRQNNILDPQEQGRELSRILSGLTEDTEKARVELQTARERYAGLTGRLGTSPGSALASATLSGDKLYQDLLKQLQETETQLAVESTRFRDDYPTVQALKDKRDKLQRQLTGQAEVLLGGGRQTGAPMSSLRDSLAGPAAAQGGGTDVNDRYGELQQTLTGELLQAENLYRVQSARVAGLESARSRLAERFQLVPNQAKRYQELNRNAVISSESLNRLLQRLQELKIQAAQEISPWRVIEPAMLPELDKPIWPKPLITIGIGGFLGLALGLLAATLLEAFDDRVKTIDRAKELLRLPLLAAIPYSQELDNTAAVQGTGDAPAKKGDRPRRRGDSSDAPYSRSPSKEAFRSLLTNLRFLSSDRKMNVFVISSSAPGEGKSTVSTNMARVAGELNRRVLIIDADLRRPTVAKRLELSNSRGLSSVLSGEMRWQDVVQSPAENVYAITSGPIPPNPVMLLDSKRMAELVAQWRTEFDLVVIDSPPLIGLTDTTLLTKYADGLLMVVGLETARRGGLKGAIERLAAAQIVPVGMVANALRQESEGQYYYYQYYYHYYGEPVPGKEGPAAVEKKGWLRRFQK
- a CDS encoding polysaccharide biosynthesis/export family protein — protein: MTSKTVSLFSVLLASLLLFQAACPAQTTPTLSGGRSFNLEATTTDYAIGPGDGLQINFFNVPELSGARTVLPDGTLSMPLLGSVRGEGLTADQLTDKLAELYRPYLVKTRISVTIERPRPVTITVSGEVYRPGAYTSQPVQTLAATGGVPSVVTNRINVSSVLAQAGGVTERADVRNVTFIRQMPNGQTARRSLDLWALIQNGDVSQNPVLQDGDALVVAEAGTPNLKEYGHIASSNLSPESIEVQVVGEVQRPGAVKLRGSSPLIAALQGAGGLTNLADPTRVELLRINRDGSVSHRLIDAKVEQALDEQKNPPLRDRDMLIVRRSFGGEVVTGISTVLGPITQLSNILLLFRALR